A single genomic interval of Mycobacterium sp. DL592 harbors:
- a CDS encoding DUF1707 domain-containing protein, translating into MSNLTPRDASMRAADADRIQVAQLLGEAAAQGRLDISEYERRLAQAYAATTYEDLERLTDDLPGAPESSRRRGSGRPAPSTLLLAILSGFERRGRWNVPGRMTTFTLFGGGVVDLRYADFTSTDVEIHAYSIMGGQTILLPPEVNVEVRGVGVMGGFDHNVEERGTPGAPKVTIRGFSLWGGVGIKRKNRKAGAADPTTT; encoded by the coding sequence ATGAGCAACTTGACACCTCGGGACGCGTCGATGCGTGCCGCCGACGCTGACCGCATACAGGTCGCACAGTTGCTCGGCGAAGCCGCCGCCCAGGGTCGCCTCGACATCAGCGAATACGAACGCAGGCTGGCCCAGGCATATGCCGCGACAACGTATGAGGACCTGGAACGACTCACCGACGACCTGCCCGGCGCGCCTGAATCCTCACGGCGGCGCGGTTCGGGCCGGCCGGCCCCGTCGACGCTGTTGCTGGCCATCCTCAGCGGGTTCGAGCGGCGCGGCCGATGGAATGTGCCCGGCCGGATGACGACCTTCACCCTGTTCGGCGGCGGTGTCGTCGACCTGAGGTACGCCGACTTCACCTCGACCGATGTCGAGATCCACGCCTACTCGATCATGGGCGGCCAGACGATCCTGCTGCCGCCCGAAGTCAACGTCGAAGTCCGTGGCGTGGGCGTGATGGGCGGTTTCGACCACAACGTCGAGGAGCGCGGCACGCCCGGGGCGCCGAAGGTCACCATCCGCGGATTCTCGCTGTGGGGCGGGGTGGGCATCAAGCGCAAGAACCGTAAGGCCGGCGCGGCCGACCCGACCACAACCTAG
- a CDS encoding biotin carboxylase N-terminal domain-containing protein, which produces MITRVLVANRGEIARRVFATCRRLGIGTVAVYTDPDAQSPHVAEADVRVRLDGVSGYLDAAQLIAAATASGADAVHPGYGFLSENAEFAGAVLAAGLTWIGPPVAAVRAMGSKIEAKKMMAGAGVPVLAELDPATVTEAQLPVLVKASAGGGGRGMRVVTELAALAGQVAAAQREAQSAFGDPTVFCERYLPTGHHVEVQVLADQHGTVWAVGERECSIQRRHQKIIEEAPSPLVERIPGMRERLFEAARLAANAIGYTGAGTVEFLADDHGEFYFLEMNTRLQVEHPVTELTTGLDLVELQLLAADGEALPADPPATRGHSIEARIYAEDPARNWQPQAGRIHHFDVPGVTTQFGRTHGTGIRLDSGIADGSAVSIHYDPMLAKVISYAPTRRRAAQVLAAALAGTRLHGVRTNRDLLVNVLRHQGFLDGATDTAFFDTHGLADLARPLADARAVRLSAVAAALAEAAHNRAAATVLAEIPSGWRNLVSGNQRKSYRDADGDEHDVAYRFTRGGVLLPGDHDVRVVSSAPDEVVLADGNGVATPFAVHRYGAEVFVDSALGAVAFTALPRFPEPGSVAEQGSLLAPMPGSVIRLGANLGDTVTLGQPLVWLEAMKMEHTITAPADGVVTQLDVSVGQQVDVGTVLARVESPASEEGNA; this is translated from the coding sequence GTGATCACGCGTGTACTCGTCGCCAACCGGGGTGAGATCGCCCGCCGGGTGTTCGCCACCTGCCGTCGGCTCGGCATCGGCACCGTCGCCGTCTACACCGATCCGGACGCGCAGTCGCCACATGTCGCCGAGGCCGACGTCCGCGTCCGCCTGGACGGCGTGAGCGGCTACCTCGACGCCGCCCAGCTGATCGCGGCCGCCACCGCATCGGGTGCCGACGCCGTCCATCCCGGCTACGGATTCCTCTCGGAGAACGCCGAATTCGCGGGCGCCGTCCTGGCCGCCGGGCTCACCTGGATCGGGCCGCCCGTCGCGGCCGTGCGGGCCATGGGCTCCAAGATCGAAGCCAAGAAGATGATGGCGGGCGCCGGTGTGCCGGTGCTGGCCGAACTGGACCCCGCCACCGTTACCGAAGCTCAGCTGCCCGTCCTGGTGAAGGCGTCGGCCGGCGGCGGCGGCCGCGGCATGCGGGTGGTCACCGAGCTCGCCGCGCTGGCGGGCCAGGTGGCCGCCGCACAGCGGGAAGCCCAGTCTGCCTTCGGTGATCCGACGGTGTTCTGCGAGCGGTACCTGCCCACCGGCCACCACGTCGAGGTCCAGGTGCTTGCCGACCAGCACGGCACCGTGTGGGCGGTCGGCGAACGGGAGTGCTCGATCCAGCGCCGCCACCAGAAGATCATCGAAGAGGCGCCCTCGCCCCTGGTGGAACGCATCCCGGGTATGCGGGAGCGGCTGTTCGAGGCCGCCCGGCTGGCTGCCAATGCCATCGGGTACACCGGGGCGGGCACCGTCGAGTTCCTGGCCGACGATCACGGTGAGTTCTACTTCCTCGAGATGAACACTCGCCTGCAGGTCGAGCATCCGGTGACCGAGCTGACCACCGGCCTGGACCTGGTCGAGCTGCAGCTGCTGGCCGCCGACGGTGAGGCGCTGCCCGCCGACCCACCGGCGACCCGGGGACACTCCATCGAGGCGCGGATCTACGCCGAGGACCCGGCACGCAACTGGCAGCCGCAGGCCGGCCGCATTCATCACTTCGACGTACCCGGTGTCACAACACAATTCGGCCGCACCCACGGAACCGGCATCCGGCTGGACTCCGGTATCGCCGACGGCAGCGCGGTGTCGATCCACTACGACCCGATGCTGGCCAAGGTCATCTCCTACGCCCCGACCCGCAGGCGCGCAGCCCAGGTGCTCGCCGCTGCGCTGGCCGGCACCCGGCTGCACGGCGTCCGGACCAACCGCGACCTGCTGGTGAATGTGCTTCGCCACCAAGGGTTCCTCGACGGCGCCACCGACACGGCGTTCTTCGACACCCACGGACTCGCCGATCTGGCCCGCCCGCTGGCCGACGCCCGGGCCGTTCGGTTGTCCGCAGTGGCTGCCGCACTGGCCGAGGCCGCCCACAACCGCGCCGCCGCCACTGTGCTCGCCGAAATCCCCAGCGGCTGGCGCAATCTGGTGTCAGGTAATCAGCGCAAGAGCTATCGAGATGCCGACGGCGACGAGCACGACGTGGCTTACCGATTCACCCGCGGCGGTGTGTTGCTGCCCGGCGACCACGATGTCCGAGTGGTGTCGTCGGCTCCCGATGAAGTGGTGCTAGCCGACGGAAACGGTGTTGCGACCCCGTTCGCGGTGCACCGCTACGGCGCCGAGGTGTTCGTCGACTCTGCACTGGGCGCAGTCGCTTTCACCGCGCTACCCCGGTTCCCGGAGCCCGGCTCCGTTGCCGAGCAGGGCTCGCTGTTGGCGCCCATGCCCGGCTCGGTGATCCGACTCGGCGCGAACCTCGGCGACACCGTGACGCTCGGCCAGCCACTGGTCTGGCTGGAGGCGATGAAGATGGAGCACACCATCACTGCGCCGGCCGACGGCGTGGTCACCCAACTCGATGTCAGCGTCGGCCAGCAGGTCGACGTGGGAACTGTTCTGGCCCGGGTGGAGAGCCCGGCATCTGAAGAAGGAAACGCATGA
- a CDS encoding enoyl-CoA hydratase family protein — protein MDTLVTYAADGPVARLTLDSPHNRNALSGRLVGQLHNGLRRAADDPEVRVVVLGHTGGTFCAGADLSEASGGDPFETTAARASELAAVLRAIVESPRPVVAAVDGHVRAGGMGLVGACDIAVAGPRSTFALTEARIGVAPAIISLTLLPKLSARAAARCYLTGETFTAEQAAEIGLVTIAADDVEAAVAGLVAELAKGSPQGLAASKALTTAGILAGFDRDAQRLATESARLFVSDEAREGMLAFLEKRPPRWLQ, from the coding sequence ATGGACACCCTGGTCACCTATGCGGCCGACGGGCCCGTCGCCCGGCTGACGCTGGACTCGCCGCACAACCGCAATGCGCTGTCGGGGCGGCTGGTCGGACAGCTGCACAACGGGCTGCGCAGGGCGGCCGACGATCCGGAGGTCCGGGTGGTGGTGCTCGGCCACACCGGCGGCACGTTCTGCGCCGGCGCCGATCTGAGCGAAGCCTCCGGTGGCGACCCGTTCGAGACCACCGCTGCGCGCGCCTCGGAACTGGCCGCGGTGCTGCGCGCCATCGTCGAATCACCGCGGCCGGTGGTGGCTGCCGTCGACGGCCACGTCCGGGCCGGCGGTATGGGCCTGGTCGGGGCGTGCGATATCGCCGTCGCAGGCCCGCGCAGCACGTTCGCCCTGACCGAGGCCCGTATCGGCGTCGCGCCGGCGATCATCTCGCTGACGCTGCTGCCGAAACTGTCGGCGCGGGCGGCCGCCCGCTGCTACCTGACGGGTGAGACATTCACCGCTGAGCAGGCCGCCGAGATCGGACTCGTCACCATCGCCGCGGACGACGTCGAGGCCGCGGTCGCCGGACTGGTGGCGGAGTTGGCCAAGGGCTCGCCGCAGGGGCTGGCGGCGTCGAAGGCGTTGACCACGGCCGGAATCTTGGCCGGTTTCGACCGCGATGCACAGCGACTGGCGACGGAATCCGCGCGGCTGTTCGTCTCCGACGAAGCCCGCGAGGGGATGTTGGCGTTCCTGGAGAAACGCCCGCCGCGCTGGCTGCAATAG
- a CDS encoding VWA domain-containing protein: MARARHGHGSRYSPYTGGPDPLAPPVDLREALEQIGQDVMEGTSPRRALSELLRRGTPNMRGADRLAAEANRRRRELLNRNNLDGTLQEIKKLLDEAVLAERKELARALDDDARFSELQIESLSPSPAKAVQELSDYDWRSPEARQKYEQIKDLLGREMLDQRFAGMKQALENATDEDRQAVNEMLDDLNDLLDKHSRGEDTPDDFSNFMQKHGQYFPENPKNVDELLDSLAKRAAAAQRFRNSLTPDQRAELDALAQQAFGSPQLMNALNRLDGHLQAARPGEDWNGSSEFSGENPLGMGEGAQALSDIAELEQLAEQLSQSYAGATMDDVDLDALARQLGDQAAVDARTLAELERALMNQGFLDRGSDGQWRLSPKAMRQLGQAALRDVAQQLSGRHGERATRRAGAAGELTGATRPWAFGDTEPWNVTRTLTNAVLRQAGGQERSDPGIGRGTDADEPLRIAVDDVEVSETETRTQAAVALLVDTSFSMVMENRWLPMKQTALALNHLVSTRFRSDALQIVAFGRYARTVTAAELTGLEGVYEQGTNLHHALALAVRHLRRHPNAQPVVLVVTDGEPTAHLEDFDGRGSSVFFDYPPHPRTIAHTVRGFDEVARLGAQVTIFRLGNDPGLARFIDQVARRVEGRVVEPDLDGLGAAVVGDYLRSRRRRR, encoded by the coding sequence ATGGCTAGAGCCAGGCACGGGCATGGCTCCCGGTATTCGCCGTACACCGGCGGGCCTGATCCACTGGCCCCGCCGGTGGACCTGCGCGAGGCGCTCGAGCAGATCGGCCAGGACGTCATGGAAGGGACCTCGCCGCGCCGTGCGCTGTCCGAACTGCTGCGCCGCGGCACCCCGAACATGCGCGGCGCCGACCGGCTGGCCGCCGAGGCCAACCGTCGACGGCGAGAGTTGTTGAACCGCAACAACCTTGACGGGACGTTGCAGGAGATCAAGAAACTGCTCGACGAGGCCGTGCTGGCCGAGCGCAAAGAGCTCGCGCGGGCGCTCGACGACGACGCCAGGTTCTCCGAGCTGCAGATCGAGTCGCTGTCCCCGTCGCCGGCCAAGGCGGTACAGGAGCTCTCCGATTACGACTGGCGCAGCCCGGAAGCCCGCCAGAAGTATGAGCAGATCAAGGATCTACTCGGCAGGGAGATGCTCGACCAGCGGTTCGCCGGGATGAAGCAGGCGCTGGAGAATGCCACCGACGAGGACCGCCAGGCCGTCAACGAGATGCTCGATGACCTGAATGACTTGTTGGACAAGCACTCTCGTGGGGAAGACACCCCCGACGACTTCAGCAACTTCATGCAAAAGCATGGCCAGTACTTCCCGGAGAACCCGAAGAATGTCGATGAGCTGCTGGATTCGCTGGCCAAGCGTGCCGCCGCGGCCCAGCGCTTCCGCAACAGCCTGACCCCCGACCAGCGCGCCGAACTGGACGCATTGGCGCAGCAGGCATTCGGCTCGCCGCAGCTGATGAACGCGCTCAATCGGCTCGACGGCCATCTGCAGGCGGCCCGGCCGGGTGAGGACTGGAACGGTTCCTCGGAGTTCTCCGGCGAGAACCCGCTGGGCATGGGGGAGGGCGCGCAGGCGCTCTCCGACATCGCCGAACTCGAGCAGCTCGCCGAGCAGCTGTCGCAGAGCTACGCCGGGGCGACCATGGATGACGTCGACCTCGACGCGCTGGCCCGCCAGCTGGGCGACCAAGCCGCCGTCGACGCCCGCACACTGGCCGAACTCGAACGCGCGCTGATGAACCAGGGCTTCCTCGACCGCGGCTCGGACGGTCAGTGGCGGCTGTCGCCGAAGGCGATGCGTCAGCTGGGCCAGGCCGCGCTTCGCGATGTGGCACAACAGCTTTCCGGCCGCCACGGTGAGCGGGCCACCCGCCGGGCCGGTGCGGCCGGTGAGCTCACCGGTGCCACCCGCCCGTGGGCCTTCGGCGACACCGAACCGTGGAACGTCACCCGGACGCTGACCAATGCCGTGCTGCGGCAGGCCGGAGGGCAGGAGCGAAGCGACCCGGGAATTGGCAGGGGCACCGATGCCGACGAGCCGCTGCGCATCGCCGTCGACGATGTCGAGGTGTCGGAGACCGAGACCCGCACGCAGGCCGCGGTCGCACTGCTGGTCGACACCTCCTTCTCGATGGTGATGGAGAACCGCTGGCTGCCGATGAAGCAGACCGCGCTCGCACTCAATCACCTGGTGAGCACCAGGTTCCGGTCCGACGCGCTGCAGATCGTCGCCTTCGGCCGTTACGCCAGGACCGTCACCGCCGCCGAGCTGACGGGACTGGAAGGCGTCTACGAGCAGGGCACCAACCTGCACCATGCGCTGGCGCTGGCGGTTCGGCATCTGCGCAGGCACCCGAACGCCCAGCCGGTGGTGCTCGTGGTCACCGACGGCGAGCCGACCGCACACCTGGAGGACTTCGACGGCCGCGGGTCGTCGGTCTTTTTTGACTACCCGCCGCACCCGCGGACCATCGCCCACACCGTCCGCGGGTTCGACGAGGTCGCCAGGCTTGGCGCGCAGGTGACGATTTTCAGGTTGGGGAACGATCCCGGGCTGGCCCGTTTCATCGATCAGGTTGCTCGCCGCGTGGAGGGCCGGGTGGTCGAACCCGACCTCGACGGACTGGGCGCGGCCGTCGTCGGCGACTATCTAAGGTCGCGTAGACGGCGTCGTTGA
- a CDS encoding acyl-CoA carboxylase subunit beta, protein MTALHSIVDPAAPAFAEAAEVMTAKLAEIDGELAKALGGGGPKYVERHHARGKLTARERIELLLDPDAAFLELCPLAGYGTDFAVGASVVTGIGVVEGVECMLVANDPTVKGGTSNPWTLKKILRANQIALENRLPVISLVESGGADLPTQKDIFIPGGRMFRDLTRLSAAGIPTIALVFGNSTAGGAYIPGMSDHVVMIKERSKVFLAGPPLVKMATGEESDDESLGGAEMHARVSGLADYFAVDELDAIRIGRRVVARLNWVKRGPAPKPVVAPLADPEELLGIVSADLRIPFDPREIIARIVDGSDFDEFKQMYGSSLVTGWATLHGYPLGILANARGVLFSEESQKATQFIQLANRSNTPLLFLHNTTGYMVGKAYEEGGMVKHGSMMINAVSNSTVPHISLLIGASYGAGHYGMCGRAYDPRFLFAWPSAKSAVMGGAQLAGVLSIVNRAATEARGGTVDEDADAALRAAVEAQIEAESLPMFLSGRLYDDGVIDPRDTRTVLGICLSAIANGPIEGTSNFGVFRM, encoded by the coding sequence ATGACCGCTCTGCACAGCATCGTCGACCCGGCCGCACCCGCCTTCGCCGAAGCCGCCGAAGTTATGACCGCCAAGCTCGCCGAGATCGACGGCGAGCTGGCCAAGGCACTCGGCGGCGGCGGACCGAAGTACGTCGAGCGCCACCACGCCCGCGGCAAGCTCACCGCCCGCGAACGCATCGAGTTGCTGCTGGACCCCGACGCCGCATTCCTCGAACTATGCCCCCTCGCCGGCTATGGCACCGACTTCGCGGTCGGCGCCAGCGTGGTCACCGGCATCGGCGTGGTGGAGGGTGTCGAATGCATGCTGGTTGCCAACGACCCCACGGTCAAGGGCGGCACCAGCAATCCGTGGACCTTGAAGAAGATCCTGCGCGCCAACCAGATTGCGCTGGAGAACCGGCTGCCGGTGATCTCCCTGGTGGAGTCCGGCGGCGCGGACCTGCCGACCCAGAAGGACATCTTCATCCCGGGTGGCCGGATGTTCCGCGACCTGACCCGGCTGTCGGCGGCGGGAATCCCGACCATCGCCCTGGTGTTCGGCAACTCCACCGCCGGTGGCGCCTACATCCCCGGGATGTCGGATCACGTGGTGATGATCAAGGAACGCTCGAAGGTGTTCCTCGCCGGACCGCCCCTGGTCAAGATGGCCACCGGTGAGGAGTCCGACGACGAATCCCTGGGCGGGGCCGAAATGCACGCCCGGGTCTCGGGTTTGGCCGACTACTTCGCCGTCGACGAACTTGACGCGATCCGCATCGGGCGCCGCGTCGTGGCCCGGCTCAACTGGGTCAAGCGGGGCCCGGCACCCAAACCCGTCGTGGCGCCGCTGGCCGACCCCGAGGAACTGCTGGGCATCGTGTCAGCTGATCTGCGCATCCCGTTCGACCCCCGCGAGATCATCGCCCGCATCGTGGACGGATCCGATTTCGACGAGTTCAAGCAGATGTACGGGTCGTCGCTGGTCACCGGTTGGGCCACGCTGCACGGATATCCGCTCGGCATCCTGGCCAACGCCCGTGGCGTCCTGTTCAGCGAAGAATCACAGAAGGCCACGCAGTTCATCCAGCTGGCCAACCGCTCCAACACGCCGTTGTTGTTCCTGCACAACACAACCGGCTACATGGTCGGCAAGGCCTACGAGGAAGGCGGGATGGTCAAACACGGCTCGATGATGATCAACGCCGTCTCCAACTCGACAGTTCCGCACATCTCGCTGCTGATCGGCGCCTCCTACGGGGCCGGCCACTACGGCATGTGCGGCAGGGCCTATGACCCCCGCTTTCTGTTCGCCTGGCCCAGCGCCAAATCCGCGGTGATGGGCGGCGCCCAGCTGGCCGGTGTGCTGTCGATCGTGAACCGCGCCGCCACCGAAGCGCGCGGCGGCACGGTCGACGAGGACGCCGATGCCGCCCTGCGGGCCGCCGTCGAAGCCCAGATCGAGGCGGAGTCGCTACCGATGTTCCTGTCCGGCAGGCTCTACGACGACGGCGTGATCGATCCGCGCGACACCCGCACCGTGCTGGGAATCTGCCTGTCCGCCATCGCCAACGGCCCGATCGAGGGGACGTCGAACTTCGGCGTCTTCCGGATGTGA
- a CDS encoding DUF1795 domain-containing protein, whose protein sequence is MMTPRVVMVAATALVLLTSCTRVVDDARGVAAPNLGNLGATAADCTSVDVPLTTIPSREQGEPVLKIPHPAGWERVRMMDSELIRYTMRNTDLVTAGFAPTAVVTLESRPGLTEPNDVFDAQRQGLRSGIGAKDMQSAKTTLCGLPAETIDYQMPSVGGLPPHPARVLCAVLQTDNRTYAMTVTVQSADPGNPTYRRDAETILSGFQMLSPA, encoded by the coding sequence ATGATGACCCCGCGGGTGGTGATGGTCGCGGCGACCGCCCTGGTGCTGCTCACGTCGTGCACCCGGGTGGTCGACGACGCCCGCGGGGTCGCCGCGCCCAACCTGGGCAACCTGGGTGCCACGGCCGCCGACTGCACGTCGGTCGACGTTCCGCTCACCACGATTCCGAGCCGGGAGCAGGGCGAGCCGGTGCTGAAGATCCCGCACCCGGCCGGCTGGGAACGCGTGCGGATGATGGACTCCGAGCTGATCCGCTACACCATGCGCAACACCGACCTGGTCACTGCGGGCTTCGCGCCCACGGCAGTGGTGACGCTGGAGAGCAGGCCCGGCCTGACCGAGCCGAACGACGTGTTCGACGCGCAGCGCCAGGGGCTGCGGTCCGGCATCGGTGCCAAGGACATGCAGTCGGCCAAGACCACGCTGTGCGGACTGCCCGCCGAAACCATCGACTACCAGATGCCCTCGGTCGGCGGCCTGCCGCCGCATCCGGCACGCGTGCTGTGCGCGGTGCTGCAGACCGACAACCGGACCTATGCGATGACGGTGACGGTGCAGAGCGCGGACCCGGGCAACCCAACTTACCGCCGTGACGCCGAGACGATCCTGTCCGGATTTCAGATGCTCTCGCCCGCGTAG
- a CDS encoding ATP-binding protein, translating to MTSPDNLPRTLGELRASGHRERTVKEELRENLLAALAEGEDVWPGIFGFEDTVIPQLERALIAGHDFVLLGERGQGKTRILRSLANLLDEWTPVIAGAEIGEHPYSPITPESIRRAADSGDDLPVAWRHRSERYTEKLATPDTSVADLVGDIDPIKVAEGRTLGDPETIAYGLIPRAHRGIVAVNELPDLAERIQVSMLNVMEERDIQVRGYTLRLPLDVLVVASANPEDYTNRGRIITPLKDRFGAEIRTHYPRELDAEVGVITQEAHLSAQVPAYLMQIIARFARYLRESNSVDQRSGVSARFAIAAAETVAASARHRGAILGEDDPVARVVDLGTIIDVLRGKLEFESGEEGREQAVLEHLLRRATADTAQRALGGIDVGPLVSAVEGGSAVTTGELVSAKDVLAALPDLPVIEAIAERLGAESDGQRAAALELALEALYLAKRIDKVTGEGETVYG from the coding sequence GTGACGTCACCTGACAACCTCCCCCGCACCCTTGGTGAACTGCGTGCCTCCGGCCACCGCGAGCGCACCGTCAAAGAGGAACTCCGGGAGAACCTGCTTGCCGCGCTGGCCGAAGGCGAAGACGTCTGGCCAGGCATATTCGGTTTCGAGGACACTGTCATCCCGCAGCTCGAGCGGGCGCTGATCGCCGGTCACGACTTCGTGTTGCTCGGCGAGCGCGGGCAGGGCAAGACCCGCATCCTGCGCTCGCTGGCCAACCTGCTCGACGAATGGACGCCGGTGATCGCCGGCGCCGAGATCGGCGAGCACCCGTATTCGCCGATCACGCCCGAGTCGATCCGCCGTGCTGCGGACTCCGGTGACGACCTGCCCGTGGCCTGGCGCCATCGCAGCGAGCGCTACACCGAGAAGCTGGCCACCCCGGACACCAGCGTCGCCGACCTGGTCGGTGACATCGACCCGATCAAGGTCGCCGAAGGCCGCACCCTGGGCGACCCGGAAACCATCGCCTACGGCCTGATCCCGCGGGCGCACCGCGGCATCGTCGCCGTCAACGAGCTGCCCGACCTCGCCGAGCGCATCCAGGTCTCGATGCTCAACGTGATGGAGGAACGCGACATCCAGGTCCGCGGCTACACGCTGCGGCTGCCGTTGGACGTGCTCGTCGTCGCCAGCGCCAACCCGGAGGACTACACCAACCGCGGGCGCATCATCACTCCGCTGAAGGACCGCTTCGGCGCCGAGATCCGCACCCACTACCCGCGCGAACTGGACGCCGAAGTCGGCGTCATCACCCAGGAAGCGCACCTGTCGGCGCAGGTTCCGGCCTACCTGATGCAGATCATCGCCCGCTTCGCCCGCTACCTGCGCGAGTCCAACTCCGTCGACCAGCGCTCCGGCGTTTCGGCGCGCTTCGCGATCGCGGCCGCCGAAACCGTCGCCGCCTCCGCACGGCACCGCGGCGCGATCCTCGGCGAGGACGACCCGGTGGCCCGAGTGGTCGATCTGGGCACCATCATCGACGTGCTGCGCGGCAAGCTGGAATTCGAGTCCGGCGAGGAGGGCCGCGAACAGGCGGTACTCGAGCACCTGCTGCGCCGCGCCACCGCCGACACCGCCCAGCGGGCACTCGGCGGCATCGACGTCGGCCCCCTGGTCTCGGCGGTGGAGGGCGGTTCGGCGGTGACAACCGGCGAGCTGGTGTCGGCCAAGGACGTGCTGGCCGCCCTTCCCGATCTGCCGGTCATCGAGGCGATCGCTGAGCGTCTCGGGGCTGAATCCGACGGCCAGCGTGCCGCCGCCCTCGAACTGGCGCTGGAAGCGCTGTACCTGGCCAAGCGCATCGACAAGGTGACCGGCGAGGGTGAAACCGTCTATGGCTGA
- a CDS encoding acyl-CoA dehydrogenase family protein gives MTDTSFIENEERQALRKAVAALGANYGPEYYLEKARSGGHTDELWREAGQLGFIGVNLPEEYGGGGAGMYELSLVMEELSAAGCPLLMMVVSPAINGTIIAKFGTDEQKRRWVPGIADGSITMAFAITEPDAGSNSHRITTTARRDGSDWILSGQKVWISGVDQAQALLVVGRTEEAKTGNLRPALFVVPTDTPGLSYTKIPMELVMPESQFQVFLDEVRLPADALVGAEDAAIAQLFAGLNPERIMGAASAVGMGRLALTKAADYVKTRQVWKTPIGAHQGIAHPLAAAHIELELAKLMMQKAAALYDAGDDAGAAEAANMAKYAAGESSTRAVDQAVQSHGGNGLSQEYGIAAMLTASRLSRIAPVSREMILNFVAQTSLGLPRSY, from the coding sequence ATGACCGACACCAGCTTCATCGAAAACGAAGAGCGCCAGGCGCTGCGGAAGGCCGTTGCGGCCCTCGGCGCGAACTATGGCCCGGAGTACTACCTGGAGAAGGCCCGTTCCGGCGGCCACACCGATGAATTGTGGCGGGAGGCAGGACAACTCGGCTTCATCGGGGTGAACCTGCCCGAGGAGTACGGCGGCGGCGGCGCCGGCATGTACGAACTGTCCCTGGTGATGGAGGAACTGTCCGCGGCGGGCTGCCCGCTGCTGATGATGGTGGTCTCCCCTGCAATCAACGGCACCATCATCGCGAAGTTCGGCACCGACGAGCAGAAGAGGCGCTGGGTGCCCGGGATCGCCGACGGCTCGATCACCATGGCGTTCGCCATCACCGAGCCCGACGCCGGGTCCAACTCGCACCGCATCACCACCACCGCGCGCCGTGACGGCAGCGACTGGATTCTCTCCGGACAGAAGGTGTGGATCTCCGGGGTGGACCAGGCGCAGGCGCTGCTGGTCGTCGGCCGCACTGAGGAAGCAAAAACCGGCAACCTGCGCCCGGCGCTGTTCGTGGTCCCCACCGACACCCCCGGTCTCAGTTACACCAAGATCCCGATGGAACTCGTCATGCCGGAGAGTCAGTTCCAGGTGTTCCTCGACGAGGTACGGTTGCCCGCCGACGCTCTCGTCGGTGCCGAGGATGCGGCGATCGCGCAGTTGTTCGCCGGGCTGAACCCGGAGCGGATCATGGGTGCGGCCAGCGCTGTCGGCATGGGCCGGCTCGCGCTGACCAAGGCCGCCGACTACGTCAAGACCCGCCAGGTGTGGAAGACCCCCATCGGGGCGCACCAAGGGATCGCACATCCGCTGGCGGCGGCCCACATCGAACTCGAGCTGGCCAAGCTGATGATGCAGAAGGCGGCCGCCCTCTACGACGCCGGCGATGACGCCGGTGCGGCCGAGGCGGCCAACATGGCCAAGTATGCCGCCGGGGAGTCCTCCACCCGTGCCGTCGACCAGGCCGTGCAGTCCCACGGCGGCAACGGTCTGAGCCAGGAGTACGGCATCGCGGCGATGCTCACCGCGTCACGGTTGTCGCGCATCGCGCCGGTGAGCCGGGAGATGATCCTCAACTTCGTCGCGCAGACCTCGCTGGGCCTGCCGCGGTCGTACTGA